GGATTGTCGAGCGGTGTGTACTACTATGTCCTCCGTGCCCGGGGCGGCAGCAACTATACGAGCACAGGCAGGATGCTTCTCCTGAGGTAAAAGCAATTCAGATATCAGATATCTGATATCAGAATTCGTTGTGATCAAGGGCGGCGGTCTCTCCGGCAACGTAGCCGGTCGAGAACGCCGCCTGCAGGTTGTATCCCCCGATCGGCCCGGCGATGTCGAGCACCTCGCCACAGGGATACAGTCCTTTCACGATCCGTGACCGCATCGTGCGGGGATCCACTTCGTTCAATGCGATCCCGCCCGCCGTGACCTCTCCCCGCTCGATCGGCACATGTGCTACCCGGCCCAGCGGCCACTCCTTCAACCTTCGTACGATCGCCCTTCGCGCATCCCGTGTGAGCACGTGGCCACGCGTCTGAGGGTCTACATCGATCCCCCCAGGAATGCATCCACAAGGCGGTTCGGAAGCCATGCATCCAGGACCGTACCAATGGCACGCTGCCTGTGCTCCTGCACGACGCGGCCCAATTCATGGTCCAGGTGTTCGAACTCAAGGCCGGGAAAGAGGTCTGCCACGATCGAGACGGGTGCCTTCTCCTGCGCTGCCGCGGCTGCCCTGCTGATCTCCAGCGCGCACGGCCCCGACAACCCTTCGTGGGTGAAGAGGACGTCGCCGTCCCATGCGGCGAGACGCTTTCCGTTCTGCACCGCGGAAAGACGGCAGTCACGGAACGAGATCCCCTGCCAGGCCCGGGGAAGAGCCGGCTGCACCTGTATCGGCGCCAATGCAGCCCGCAGGGGCACGACCGTGTGACCCAGGGATGCGGCCCATCGATATCCGTCGCCTGTCGTGCCGGTCTTCGGGTAGGACGATCCCCCCGTTGCAAGGATGACCTGGCTGGCCGGGATCACGCCATCGTCGCAGAGGACACCGGTAACTGCGCCATCCACGGCCTGGATGCCGTTGACGCGCGTATGGTGCCGCACGCGAATGCGCTCGTGGTCAAGCAATCCATTGAGAACACGCATGACGTCTTTTGCCATACCATACATGGGGAACACTCGACCATTTTCTCTGGTCTCTGTGCTAATCCCCTTATCGTTCAGCAGTTTGACAATATCATCATTCGTGAAGCGGTGCATCGCCGGCTTCAGGAAGCGTGCTTCGGCAGGAATGAATGCACGAAGAACATCATCCCGCGTGCCTGCATGCGTGATATTGCATTTTCCGCCGCCGGAAATGAGGATCTTGGTCCCCGCGCGGCCATTCCGCTCGAGTATGATCACAGATGCGCCACATGCAGATGCTTTCCATGCAGCTATAATGCCGGCGCCGCCGGCGCCGATAATGACTATGGGAGGTGTCATGGTATCAAGGTACTCAACTCTTCCTTGATGTCCAAGAAGGGTGATGTCTGCCCTTGACTTCCCATGCCCATGGTTGTATCTTGGTGAAGAGCACATCCGTAGGGAGAACAGGAATGAAGAGCAGAGACGGATCACTGAACAAGAATCCGCTGGGCGTGACCATCGGATCGAATTTCGCACCGCCGCCGACCGCACGGGCCGGCTCGCCGCTCTATGGCGATCAAGGTTCGCTCATCGCGAAACTCACCACCGCTGCACAGCAGTACCTCACGAACGGACAGAGTGCTCTCGCCTTCGACTCCCTCATGGAGGCGTATCTCATCGACCCTCTCGACCCACGCGTGATCTCGTGCGAACAATCGGTCCTCCCTGCATGGGAGAAATACCGCACGGATGGCATCGCTGCTGTCGCCAGAACACCTCAACGGATGAGCGACGAGGACCGCCTTGCCCGGCTGAAGGCAGAACGCGATGCAACACGCACTGCCATCGAGCGGCGCATGTGGGACCAGGCATCCGGCCCGGCACGCACGTCGAATCCCCCGGGCACACCACTGAACGGAAAGCGATAACGGTACGCCCGTGACGTGGCAGATATCCCTGCTCCTTCTCTGTATCACCGTGTCTGCCACGGGCGAAGAACGTCATGCGTTGCACGGGCGGATCGCCGACCGCACAACGGGTGAACCCCTTCCCGCTGCTCATGTCCGTATCCTGAATTCATCGCGCGGCACCATCACCGGCAGCGCCGGCGGCTATGCACTGCAGCTCGAACCGGGCAACTATCGGGTGGTCGTCCGCATGCTCGGGTACCGCCCCGATACATCCCTGGTCTCTATCCACGGCGACATCCGCCACGACGTTCTGCTCGATCCCTCCGATATCGTCCTCCCCGAGGTCCTCGTCACATCGGAGGATCCGGCGGTGGAGATCATCCGGCGGGCTATCGCCGCAAAGAGGGCATGGATCAGCCGGCTCACCTCGTTCCAGTCCAACGGATTCACACGGCAGGTCCTTCTCCGCGATACCAGCATCGCCAGTATCACCGAGTCCTTCACCACCGTGTACTGGCAACAGGGCGATACGCTTCGCGAGGTGGTGAAACAACGGCGACAAACCGAGAACGTGAAAAGCTCCTTCAACTTCGCCTCTGTCGGCCAGATCGTCAATTTCAACGAGGATGACGTCCGTTTCCTCGGCTATACCTTTGTCGGCCCCACTTCCGTCGATGCGCTCGACTACTACGCGTACAAGCTCCTGCGCACGGAGAAGAACCGGGGGCACGATATCTATGTCATCCAGATGACACCCCGGAGCCGCACCACGCCGATGTTCAACGGCACCATCCGCATCGCCGATGTTTCCTATGCTCTGATGGGCGTCGATGTGGTCCCCAATGAAGTGTTCGCGATCCCGTTCGTCAAGTCGCTGAAGGTCCGCTATCGTCAGCAGTTCTCCCTGGAACAGGAAGAGTTCTGGTTGCCGGCGGATATCCGGATCGATGGACACGCGAAGATCAGTGTTGCCGGCTTCTCCTTCCCGGCCATCGGCTTCCAACAGTCCTCGATCCTGTCCGACTATGCCATCAATCCATCCCTGCCGGACAGCATCTTCCGCCGCCCACGCCTTACCGTGGATTCATCGGCTGTCCGACTCGATTCGACGTTCTGGAAAGCGAACGACGTCCTCCCTCTCTCCCCCGAAGAAAAGATCGCCTACGCATCGCTGGACAGCACCAGGACACTGGCCGTTCAGTTCCGGCCGGGCGGTATCTCGGCCACCATCGGCGGCGATGGCGGAACCGCGGCTTCCGTGCTCTCATTCCTGGATCTCTCCTTCAACCGTGTGGAGGGATTCCACCTCGGCGTGAAGTACGAGAACGAGCGCATCCTGCCACTCCTCGGGATCGACGCTGGATTCGCGTACGGGCTCTCGGACAAACGCACGAAGTATCGCCTGGGCGTAACGGTATTTACCTCCGCCGCACACCATCTCGGGTTCGGCGCGGAGATCTACCGGACGACGGACCACCGCCCTGGCGGCGACGACTATGGCACGATCGCAAACTCGGTCACGTCCCTCCTCTCACGGAACGATTACCATGACTATCACGAAGCCGAAGGATGGAAGGGCTTCGTACGGTTTTCCTCCGGACGAAGGCTGACGGCGCAGCTTTCCCTCATCAATGAGGACCATCGCGCCGTGGGGAACAGGACATCGTTTTCGCTGTTCGCGCGCTCGCGTTCCTACCGGGAAAACCCCCGTGTGCCGGAGGGTACCCTCCGGGGATTCCAGGTCCGGGCACGCATCGGTAACCCGCCCGTGCCGCTTGACATGATCAGAACCAACGCGCTGGAATTGTCCGTCGAACATTCGACCCCGGCACTCCTCTCGAGTTCGTACGACTTCACGCGCTACGAAGCACATGGCACACTGGTGATCCCGACGTTCGCACCGGGCCTTCTCTTCCGTCCGGACCTCACGCTGATGGTCTCCGCAGGCGATCTCCGCGGAACACAGGTACCCATCCAGCGCCTGTTCAACATCGAATCTTCGTCCAGCGGCTACGGACCGTCAGGGGTCATGCGCAGCATGGACGTGAAAGAGTACGGCGGAACCGGCTATCTCGCTGTGCACGCCGAGCACAACTTCCGTGCGTTGCCATTCCTTGCCCTGGGCATTCCGTTCCTGTACGAGAATAACATCGAGTTCCTGATGCATGGTGGCGCCGCACGGACTTGGTCGACCGGCCGTACCGTGAATCCGTTCAGGACCGGCTGGTTCTCGGAGATCGGCTTCGGGTTCAATCGGATCTTCGACATTCTGCGTGCCGATCTTTCCTGGCGGCTCAACGAACCCCGGCCTGTGCGCATCACACTGGGTGTTGTCCGCATCCTGTAGTGCCGGTACCAGAGAGCGTTCCAAACGAAGCGCAGGCAGGACCGTTGCTGGAGTGAGCATCCTGCACGTTTCCCGTTGTGCACCGTGCATTCTGCACGGCCGCGTATCTTCGCAACGATCCTGCACTTGCGTCCTCTTCCCCGCTTTATGATAACCTGCCGATGGAATTCTGCATGATGTGACGGTCCCTGCTGTGCGAACAGCGTGGGATATCTGCGTTCTGTCATGGCACGTCCTTTGTACTCTGCATGGGTGAGAATCCCACACAACTCAGGAGGCGATCATGGCTGCCACGGCTATCCGGTACGGAGCGATCGAACTGAAGGAATCGGCCCAGCGGTTCTGGGTCACCGGGTTCATCATCTCGCTCGCGATCCACTCAATGATCCTCAGTGCGTTCCACCTGGATCTGTTCCATGTCGGGACCGACGTGAGGAATATCACCATGCGTCCTCTCACGATCGATCCGCGGATCCGTCTTGACCCGCGGATCCCGGGTATCACGACGCCTCCACCTGCCACGGCTGGGACACCGCGTATTCACAGCGAGCGCGCGAATCCTGTTGCAGTCCCGGATGAGAAGGCAGATCCGGAGAAAGAGCTTGCGACCCAGGAGCAGATGGCGTTGCAGGTGGACCCGATCGCCAACGGAGCGGGTGAGGGCTCAGGAGCAGGAACAGGCATCATCACAATGCCGGGTCCGGGCGACGAGACACCGGTGCCGTTCGAAGCGGTGGAGAAGATCCCTGAGATCATCACACGCGTCACACCGACGTACCCGCCCCTTGCTGTCAGGGCAGGGATCGAAGGACGTGTCGTTGTGCAGATGCTCATCGGGAAGGATGGCCATGTGCATGAGGCAGCGGTCGTGCGGTCGTCGGCCGACTGTTTGAACGATGCTGCTCTCGAAGCAGCCCGCGGCTTCCTGTTCACTCCCGCGTACATGAACAACGGCCCCGTTGCCGTATGGATCACCGTACCCTTCAACTTCAGACTGCGGTAGCACCGATCGGGGGGAAGCTGTGAGCAGGACACCCGGGAGGCAGGGGAACGGAAAAGGAGACGGCCTCCCGGGTGTGCCTTTTGGAATCGCTTCCAAGACTGCTTCGCCAACAGCCCACGCTGTGTATCCCATCATGCGGCATACCCTTTGCAATACTACATCAAGATTCGACGCCCCGGGAAGAAACACGCGGCGAGAATCGCCAAAATGATTGAAATTTGGCCAGTTCAACCAGAAATCGGGAATCTTTCTACGTCTGACTCTGGCTATTATTGTGCAATGTTCCAGCTTCAGTCAATATTGCTGACTGTCACCCAGGTGTCATCATTGAATTTTTTGGGCCAATTCCCTATATTTTTCCTTCTTCACAACTGAGGAGTCAGACAGCCCGTGGCACTCAAAAAGGTATCCGAGAAGCAGATCGATCAAGCGATCCAGGATCTTCATGAACTCGCCTACAACCTGTGGCATTCATGGAATCCAGCCGCACAGCGGATATTTCAGGAGCTCTCCCCCTTCTTCTGGGAAGACACCAACCACAATGCCGTGGAGGTGATGAACTGGATCTCCGGACCGGAGCTCAAAGGTCGACTGCAGAATCCGGATTTCTTTACCCGGGTTGCAGCGGTCTGCAAAAGTTACCGTGATTACATGAAACCCAAGGGCACCTGGGCCGACAAACACGCAACAGCCCTGAAGCATGCCCCCGTTGCGTATTTCAGCGCCGAGTTCGGCTTGCATGAAAGCCTCCGCATTTACTCCGGCGGCCTCGGCATCCTTGCCGGCGACCACGCGAAATCCGCCAGCGACCTCGGCCTCCCCCTCTACGGCATCAGCATCTTCTACCGTCAGGGATACTTCCGCCAGCAGACCAGCAACGAGGGGTGGCAGCAGGAATTCTACCCGACCTTCGATCCTGCCCGGCTGCCGCTCCGCCCGGTGAACGACAAGAAGGGGAACCGGATCATCTGCAGCGTGCCGATCGGCAATACAAATGTTGACTTCCAGGCCTGGGCAGTTGGGGTCGGACGCGTGACACTCTTTCTGCTCGACACCAACCTGCCGCAGAACAGCCAGTTCTACCGCGATCTCTCCGCCCACGTCTACGGGGGCGATCAGGTGAACCGCATCGGGCAGGAGATCCTGCTCGGCATCGGCGGTGTGCGGCTGATGCGCAAACTCGGTATCAACCCCTCGATCTTCCACATGAACGAGGGACACTCAGCATTCCTGACGCTGGAACTCTTGCGCGAGCAACTGCAGGCGAAAAAGCCCCTCGTGGAAGCACAGGCGTTCGTCAAGAAGCACTGCGTGTTCACGACCCACACTCCTGTACCGGCCGGCCACGACAAGTTCGACCGCGGACTGATGGAAGCGCATCTCGGCCCGTTCGCGTCCAGCATGGGAATGTCCATCGACGATATGATGGCCTATGGCCGCGTCCACCAGGAAAGCCCCGGCGAAGGGTTCACGATGACGGTCCTCGCGCTCAAGATGTGCCGCGTGGCGAACGGCGTGAGCGAGTTGCATGGCCGGGTGAGCCAGGAGATGTGGAAAGACCTGTACCCCGACATCCAGGTCAGTAAGGTGCCGATCGGGGCGGTCACCAATGGCGTCCACATCACCGGCTGGACATCTCCGACCGCATCGCAGTTCTGGTCCACCCAGCTCGGCCCGAAGTGGATCGAGAAGTTCCGCGACGGAAAATACTGGAAGGAGACCCTCGAATCCAAGAAGCTCTCCGACGCAGAACTGTGGGGGCTGCGCACGGCATTGCGCCGCGAGCTCGTGGAATTCGCACGCCGGCGCCTGCGGGAACAGAACCTGCGCCACAACACGAATGACGTGGCAATGTACGACAACATCCTGTCGCCGGATGTGTTCACGATCGGGTTCGCACGCCGCTTCGCCACATACAAGCGTGCGCCCCTCCTGTTCAGGGACCTCGGCTGGGCCATCAAGGTGCTCACGGATAAAGAGAAGCCGGTCCAGATCATCTTCGCAGGAAAGGCACATCCACGGGATGATGCCGGCAAGCATTTCATCCAGGAGATCATCAACATCACGAAACGCGTGGACCTCTTCGGCCGTGTGGTGTTCGTCGAGGACTACGACATCAACGTCGCGAAATACCTCGTATCAGGCGCCGACGTCTGGCTCAACACACCGCGCCGGCCGATGGAAGCCTGCGGTACCAGCGGCATGAAGGTCATGATGCATGGAGGCCTGAACCTCAGCACCATGGACGGATGGTGGCGTGAAGCGTACGATGGAGAGAATGGCTGGAAGATCGGCGAGGATACAACAGCGAGTTCGGACCAACTGCAGGACGATCTCGATGCCGCTTCGCTGCGCGCCGTGCTCGAGAACCAGGTCATCCCGCTCTTCTACGACCGCGGGAAGGACGGCATTCCCCACAATTGGCTGAAACGCGTCCGCCATGCCATGGCCTCCCTTGTCCCGGTCTTCAATACGGACCGGATGGTGGTGGACTATACACAGAAGATGTACCTGCCCGAAGGGTCGAAGCGCAAGTAGCTTCCAACCAGCCGGGATCGTTCATGAAACCGGGGCCCACGGCCCCGGTTTTTTTATTGCCCCCTCAGCAACTTTCCGGATGCTTGTGCATCTTAAAGGAAAGCACGGATCTCAGGCCACGGATATGCCCATGGATATGGCAACAGACGCACAGCTTCTGGAGCGGCTCCTCCGGGGCGATACGCGGTCGCTGGGCGAGATCTACGTTCGCTACCGTGTCCCCCTCTTCAGATTCTGTCTGCGTATGGTCAGGGATACTGCCCGCGCCGAAGATGCCGTCCATGATACCTTCGTCAAGCTCGCCCGCCAGCACACCGGTATCCTGAGGCCGGAATCGCTCAAGCCGTGGCTGTTCCGGGTTGCCCGCAACGAGATCTACATGGTGACGCGCCGGGCAGCACCGATGCCTCTGGCGGAGGCGGAGGAGGTCCTGGACCCATCAACGCCACATGACATCCTCGAACGGGCCGAACGCGATACCGTTGTTCACCTGATGCTGGAGGCGCTCCGGCCGGAGTACCGGGAGGTCCTCATGCTCCGGGAGTTTGAAGAGATGCACTACGCAGAGATCGCCATGATCACCGGGTCCACGGAGAGTGCGGTGAAGTCAAGATTGTTCAAAGCACGGCAGGCACTGGCAGGGCTGATGGCCGGATCGCAGAAGGAGCGGATACGATGAACACCTGTGAGCATTATGAAGAAGCATTGAGTGCCTACATCGACGGCGCGCTGAGCGATACTGCATGCGCAGAACTCTTCGCGCACCTTGGCGCATGCGCATCATGCAGACGGTCCTTCGCGGCGATGTCCCTGATCCGGACCCGCCTTGCCGCGGCACCTGCACCGGAGGTGCCCGAGCGCCTGGACCGCCGCATTCGCCGGCTTCATGCTGCGCCGGCTGCGCGGGTATCGCGGTTGCGAACGGTCTGGACGCAGCGCTTCACCATACCGGCCCCGGCATTCGCTCTTGCGCTGCTGATCGCCTCCATAACGATCCTTGCATCCGTTCTGTGGCTGAAAACAACACCGGCGACCGCCGGAGAACAACAGGTCATGTATATCATGAGCATGCCGGCAGTGGAAGTGGAAGGCGTGCCGGATCATTCCTCTTCACGTGTTCAATAGAAGGAAACTACCATGAAGATCATCATCGGCCTCATCGGAGCAAGCATCATCGCCTGCTCATCGGTCGGGATCGCCCAGGAAGGTGCCCAGGATGTCGCCCAGGTCGTTGCGCCGGGTGGAAAGACAACGGGACAGCAGCAGGTCCCGGACAATGTCCTTGTCGATGTACAACCCGCCGTCATCAAACGAGTGGAGCCCGTCTATCCGCACGATGCACTGGCAAAAGGAAGCGAAGGGAAGGTGTGGGTCAAGATCCTGGTGGACACTGCGGGGCGGCCAGCCCAGGTGGAGATCCTGCAGTCAGAGAACGAGTACTTCGATCAGGCCAGCATCACGGCAGCACGCCAATGGGTCTTCTCTCCAGCACTGAAGGACGGCAGACCTGTGGCCGTCTGGATCACGCTGCCCTTCAAGTTCAAATTGGCCGATAAGGAAGGCACGGACCGGTCACAGCGTGGCGCGCCCCAAGGATCCCACCAGGCCGAGGAGTTCTTGAAAAAGGTGGACATGATCTTCTCCGGCGACCAGTCGGCCCGGGCAACGATCCATCCGGAAGCCTATCTCGTGGATGGTGCCCGGTTCGTGAGCCTGCATGAAGCGTTGTTCGGGAAGGAAAAGGGGAAGTGTTTTGCAGGGGAAACGAAGCGTCAGCGGTCGTTCATGAAGGCAACGATCGCGGATGATGGGACATCAGCACTGCTTGTTCTCGGGACAGGGGATGCGAAAAAGGGAGGGCAGCGCTGGCATACGATCGCCTGGAGCCGCGAAAAGGGCGGGGAGTGGAAGGTCACCCATTGGCATACGACACGCTAGGGTCACTGGCCGCCGTTCTTTTTCTCCTCTTTGGCGATCTTGCTCAGGATGGACTTCTTCAAGGCGGAGCGCTTCCGGGGCGATACCGGGGGCGTTGCTTTGGTCGTGTCCGGAGTACCGCCGTCAACGATGAACAATTTTGAACACATGGTTCCTTTGAACCGACCTTCGCGCTGGCATTCAAGGTGGTGCTTCAGGATGTCCTCGTAGTTGGCTGACCCGGGGGAAAGCCAGAAATCGTCGAGGTCCGTCCCGCATTCCGTACAGAAGGTTTTTTGAGGCCGTTGTACCTGTTTTGCCATACGTGCTCTCCAAAGCATAAGCAATATACCGAAACCGTCACACTTATCAAACCGCCGCCGGGCCGTCCTGGTTCCTGCCTTTGCTTGCCGAAGAGCAGTTTTTTTTGTACCATGCCCCACTCTCTCCATGCGATCCAACACACCGTTTCATATCCGGAAAGGCAGCGAGGCGCATGAAAATCGGTATCCTGAAGGAAACCCGCCCAGGTGAAACACGGGTGGCTCTCATCCCGGCCCTCCTCCCTGCTCTTATTCGGGATACGCACGAGGTCATCTTCGAAACAGGCGCCGGAACCGCTTCCGGGCTGGCGGACGATCTGTATGCAAAAGCCGGAGCCAGGGTCGTAAAGACGGCTGCATCGGTGTACAAAGAGGCGGACATCATCTTCAAGGTCCAACCCCCGGCCACAACCGGCGCGCGGGGCAAGAGCGAGGCGGATCTCCTCCGCGAGGGCACGACATACATCGGTTACATGGCCCCGCTGGCGAATCCGGACCTGGTCAAGGCCTTCGAGAAGAAGAAGATCACCGCCTTCGCCATGGAATACGTTCCGCGCATCACCCGTGCCCAGAGCATGGATGCCCTCAGCTCGATGGCGACGATCGCCGGGTACAAAGCGGTCCTCCTTGCGACCGAACACCTCGGGAAGATGTTCCCGCTCCTTATGACCGCCGCCGGCACGATCCCGCCGGCAACGGTGCTCATCCTCGGTGCCGGCGTCGCGGGCCTTCAGGCGATCGCTACGGCGAAACGTCTCGGCGCAAAAGTGGAAGCCTTCGACCCCCGCCCCGCCGTGAAGGATCAGGTGAAGAGCCTCGGCGCAACATTCGTGGAGATGGAGATGCCCGCGGATGCGGAGACGAAGGGCGGTTACGCGAAGGAAATGTCAGCCGAGTTCCTCAAAAAGGAACAGGAAGCGATCGCCGCACGCCTCCCGAAAGTGGATGTGGTGATCTGTACGGCCCAGGTCTTCGGCAAGCGCGCACCACTCCTGATCACAAAGGCGATGCTTGGCGCGATGCGCCCCGGCACGGTGATCGTGGACCTGGCCGCGGAGCAGGGCGGCAACTGCGAACTCACACAGGCCGGCGAAGTCGTCCATCACCAGGGTGTCGCGATCGTCGGAGCAGTGAACCTCCCCGCGACCATCCCGTCCGATGCCAGCTTGATGTACTCCAAGAACGTCACGAATCTCTTCGCCACCCTGTTCCCGAAAGGGGCGTCCACGCCGAACTTCGAGGATGAGGTGACCGTTGGCGCATGCATCACGCGGGAGGGCGCGATCGCGAATGAGAGCGTTCGTGCAGCCCTGAGCCCGACCAAAGCAGCACAGGCCGCACGGCCCACAAAAGCAGCAAAGGCCCCGAAGAAGAAGTAACATCGCTCTTCTATTATAGATCTGCGCCGTGGACGCCCCCCCGGGCTCCACGGCGCTGCCGTTTCCGCAACTTTCCCCCCCTTCCGCCCGTACATATATGTTGCCTCATTTGATGTGTCCGGTTTCGGGGGGAACCACAGCATTTTACTATCCGTCGTACTCACGGTATAAGGACCACCGTATGTCCCGCATACTCTTCCTCCTTTCCGGCGTCCTCACACTCTGCGTCTCTCTGACGGTCGCACAGGATGAGACCCGCTTGCTTCGCTTCCCGGCGATCCACAACGACCGCATCG
This genomic interval from Ignavibacteriota bacterium contains the following:
- a CDS encoding NAD(P)/FAD-dependent oxidoreductase, which produces MLTRDARRAIVRRLKEWPLGRVAHVPIERGEVTAGGIALNEVDPRTMRSRIVKGLYPCGEVLDIAGPIGGYNLQAAFSTGYVAGETAALDHNEF
- a CDS encoding aminoacetone oxidase family FAD-binding enzyme yields the protein MTPPIVIIGAGGAGIIAAWKASACGASVIILERNGRAGTKILISGGGKCNITHAGTRDDVLRAFIPAEARFLKPAMHRFTNDDIVKLLNDKGISTETRENGRVFPMYGMAKDVMRVLNGLLDHERIRVRHHTRVNGIQAVDGAVTGVLCDDGVIPASQVILATGGSSYPKTGTTGDGYRWAASLGHTVVPLRAALAPIQVQPALPRAWQGISFRDCRLSAVQNGKRLAAWDGDVLFTHEGLSGPCALEISRAAAAAQEKAPVSIVADLFPGLEFEHLDHELGRVVQEHRQRAIGTVLDAWLPNRLVDAFLGGSM
- a CDS encoding carboxypeptidase-like regulatory domain-containing protein, translating into MTWQISLLLLCITVSATGEERHALHGRIADRTTGEPLPAAHVRILNSSRGTITGSAGGYALQLEPGNYRVVVRMLGYRPDTSLVSIHGDIRHDVLLDPSDIVLPEVLVTSEDPAVEIIRRAIAAKRAWISRLTSFQSNGFTRQVLLRDTSIASITESFTTVYWQQGDTLREVVKQRRQTENVKSSFNFASVGQIVNFNEDDVRFLGYTFVGPTSVDALDYYAYKLLRTEKNRGHDIYVIQMTPRSRTTPMFNGTIRIADVSYALMGVDVVPNEVFAIPFVKSLKVRYRQQFSLEQEEFWLPADIRIDGHAKISVAGFSFPAIGFQQSSILSDYAINPSLPDSIFRRPRLTVDSSAVRLDSTFWKANDVLPLSPEEKIAYASLDSTRTLAVQFRPGGISATIGGDGGTAASVLSFLDLSFNRVEGFHLGVKYENERILPLLGIDAGFAYGLSDKRTKYRLGVTVFTSAAHHLGFGAEIYRTTDHRPGGDDYGTIANSVTSLLSRNDYHDYHEAEGWKGFVRFSSGRRLTAQLSLINEDHRAVGNRTSFSLFARSRSYRENPRVPEGTLRGFQVRARIGNPPVPLDMIRTNALELSVEHSTPALLSSSYDFTRYEAHGTLVIPTFAPGLLFRPDLTLMVSAGDLRGTQVPIQRLFNIESSSSGYGPSGVMRSMDVKEYGGTGYLAVHAEHNFRALPFLALGIPFLYENNIEFLMHGGAARTWSTGRTVNPFRTGWFSEIGFGFNRIFDILRADLSWRLNEPRPVRITLGVVRIL
- a CDS encoding energy transducer TonB; the encoded protein is MAATAIRYGAIELKESAQRFWVTGFIISLAIHSMILSAFHLDLFHVGTDVRNITMRPLTIDPRIRLDPRIPGITTPPPATAGTPRIHSERANPVAVPDEKADPEKELATQEQMALQVDPIANGAGEGSGAGTGIITMPGPGDETPVPFEAVEKIPEIITRVTPTYPPLAVRAGIEGRVVVQMLIGKDGHVHEAAVVRSSADCLNDAALEAARGFLFTPAYMNNGPVAVWITVPFNFRLR
- the glgP gene encoding alpha-glucan family phosphorylase, which encodes MDQAIQDLHELAYNLWHSWNPAAQRIFQELSPFFWEDTNHNAVEVMNWISGPELKGRLQNPDFFTRVAAVCKSYRDYMKPKGTWADKHATALKHAPVAYFSAEFGLHESLRIYSGGLGILAGDHAKSASDLGLPLYGISIFYRQGYFRQQTSNEGWQQEFYPTFDPARLPLRPVNDKKGNRIICSVPIGNTNVDFQAWAVGVGRVTLFLLDTNLPQNSQFYRDLSAHVYGGDQVNRIGQEILLGIGGVRLMRKLGINPSIFHMNEGHSAFLTLELLREQLQAKKPLVEAQAFVKKHCVFTTHTPVPAGHDKFDRGLMEAHLGPFASSMGMSIDDMMAYGRVHQESPGEGFTMTVLALKMCRVANGVSELHGRVSQEMWKDLYPDIQVSKVPIGAVTNGVHITGWTSPTASQFWSTQLGPKWIEKFRDGKYWKETLESKKLSDAELWGLRTALRRELVEFARRRLREQNLRHNTNDVAMYDNILSPDVFTIGFARRFATYKRAPLLFRDLGWAIKVLTDKEKPVQIIFAGKAHPRDDAGKHFIQEIINITKRVDLFGRVVFVEDYDINVAKYLVSGADVWLNTPRRPMEACGTSGMKVMMHGGLNLSTMDGWWREAYDGENGWKIGEDTTASSDQLQDDLDAASLRAVLENQVIPLFYDRGKDGIPHNWLKRVRHAMASLVPVFNTDRMVVDYTQKMYLPEGSKRK
- a CDS encoding RNA polymerase sigma factor, producing MDMATDAQLLERLLRGDTRSLGEIYVRYRVPLFRFCLRMVRDTARAEDAVHDTFVKLARQHTGILRPESLKPWLFRVARNEIYMVTRRAAPMPLAEAEEVLDPSTPHDILERAERDTVVHLMLEALRPEYREVLMLREFEEMHYAEIAMITGSTESAVKSRLFKARQALAGLMAGSQKERIR
- a CDS encoding zf-HC2 domain-containing protein, producing the protein MNTCEHYEEALSAYIDGALSDTACAELFAHLGACASCRRSFAAMSLIRTRLAAAPAPEVPERLDRRIRRLHAAPAARVSRLRTVWTQRFTIPAPAFALALLIASITILASVLWLKTTPATAGEQQVMYIMSMPAVEVEGVPDHSSSRVQ
- a CDS encoding energy transducer TonB; translation: MKIIIGLIGASIIACSSVGIAQEGAQDVAQVVAPGGKTTGQQQVPDNVLVDVQPAVIKRVEPVYPHDALAKGSEGKVWVKILVDTAGRPAQVEILQSENEYFDQASITAARQWVFSPALKDGRPVAVWITLPFKFKLADKEGTDRSQRGAPQGSHQAEEFLKKVDMIFSGDQSARATIHPEAYLVDGARFVSLHEALFGKEKGKCFAGETKRQRSFMKATIADDGTSALLVLGTGDAKKGGQRWHTIAWSREKGGEWKVTHWHTTR
- a CDS encoding Re/Si-specific NAD(P)(+) transhydrogenase subunit alpha, with the translated sequence MKIGILKETRPGETRVALIPALLPALIRDTHEVIFETGAGTASGLADDLYAKAGARVVKTAASVYKEADIIFKVQPPATTGARGKSEADLLREGTTYIGYMAPLANPDLVKAFEKKKITAFAMEYVPRITRAQSMDALSSMATIAGYKAVLLATEHLGKMFPLLMTAAGTIPPATVLILGAGVAGLQAIATAKRLGAKVEAFDPRPAVKDQVKSLGATFVEMEMPADAETKGGYAKEMSAEFLKKEQEAIAARLPKVDVVICTAQVFGKRAPLLITKAMLGAMRPGTVIVDLAAEQGGNCELTQAGEVVHHQGVAIVGAVNLPATIPSDASLMYSKNVTNLFATLFPKGASTPNFEDEVTVGACITREGAIANESVRAALSPTKAAQAARPTKAAKAPKKK